The following coding sequences are from one Bacteroidales bacterium window:
- a CDS encoding T9SS type A sorting domain-containing protein, protein MKCNFVILLLLFTLLRAQDPKVNTIKHDSVPVTHMKGNALYESFESFPFPPTGWKLISSGNPRTWDTASLDPFEGNFYVHCLYDESLSSTQNEYLITPVMDLTQFSSAILRFYFQFSKYWGIYPKNNYDLYVVVSTDSGKTFTDTLWNETMTDTSKWESFEWVKVELSLSAYLSQSKVALAFVYHGFDGAEASLDAIQIETAGGIDVSTSSFSIFPNPAQDYITINQTSSMSELLIIDMSGKIILRSNITPSQKINISHLPKGLYIMQINSPQGNSRVKLIKL, encoded by the coding sequence ATGAAATGTAATTTCGTAATTTTATTATTGCTTTTCACCCTTTTGAGAGCACAGGATCCAAAAGTCAACACAATAAAGCACGATTCAGTGCCTGTTACACACATGAAGGGTAATGCATTGTATGAAAGCTTTGAATCTTTTCCTTTCCCACCCACAGGTTGGAAACTAATATCCTCCGGGAATCCTCGCACGTGGGATACGGCCTCACTTGACCCATTTGAAGGAAATTTCTATGTACATTGTCTTTACGATGAATCTCTCTCAAGCACCCAAAACGAATATTTGATTACACCCGTGATGGACTTAACACAGTTTTCTTCTGCGATTCTTCGCTTTTATTTCCAGTTTTCTAAGTACTGGGGCATTTATCCTAAAAACAATTACGATCTTTATGTGGTGGTCTCGACAGATAGTGGAAAAACATTTACCGATACTTTATGGAATGAAACTATGACCGACACTTCGAAATGGGAATCGTTTGAGTGGGTAAAGGTTGAACTCTCTCTTAGCGCTTACCTCTCTCAGAGCAAAGTAGCTCTGGCTTTTGTTTATCATGGATTTGATGGTGCTGAAGCTTCTCTGGATGCTATTCAGATCGAAACCGCGGGTGGTATTGATGTTTCTACTTCATCTTTTTCCATCTTTCCAAATCCTGCACAAGATTATATTACTATTAATCAAACTTCAAGCATGTCTGAGTTACTCATCATAGACATGTCGGGTAAAATCATTCTGCGCAGTAATATCACCCCTTCGCAAAAAATTAATATCTCACATCTCCCAAAAGGACTTTATATCATGCAAATTAATTCACCCCAAGGCAACAGCAGGGTTAAACTGATTAAACTTTAA
- a CDS encoding MFS transporter produces MKIKNKKFWLFILLIGFVSLFSDMVYESGKSLYGPFLKMLEASSFTLGFFTGLGEFLGYALRYIFGRIADKTGKYWHFVFLGYMINLFSVPFLAFIDMWEWAVIIIMLERVGKAMRAPSRDALLSTVTAKVGHGKGFAIQEILDQIGATAGPLLMTFALLLKNSYHITFALLFIPATLSILFLLWAHEKYPIKSEEIYSSRNSQLTLMSLRKPLWFYMIGIAFVAIGFADFPLVGYHIKTHNVFGDSWIPALYAMIMLVDGISAFGQGWAFDKWGIRVLFIVSLINPIIPWLIFSIDPLWILIGMIGYGISLGAQESIFKSYLASQATDNKATLFGFFHMIFGLSWFLGSAIASYLYSYDRLSMILFLSFAQIVAIVFFYLLSRRSV; encoded by the coding sequence GTGAAAATAAAAAATAAGAAATTTTGGCTATTTATTTTGCTCATAGGCTTTGTCAGTCTCTTTTCTGACATGGTTTATGAAAGTGGAAAATCTCTTTACGGTCCTTTCCTAAAAATGCTAGAAGCATCGTCTTTCACATTGGGTTTTTTTACAGGATTGGGAGAATTTTTGGGTTATGCTCTTCGATATATTTTTGGCAGAATTGCTGATAAAACCGGTAAATACTGGCATTTCGTCTTTTTAGGCTATATGATCAATCTTTTCAGTGTACCATTCCTTGCATTTATCGATATGTGGGAATGGGCTGTTATTATCATTATGCTTGAAAGAGTTGGCAAGGCTATGCGTGCTCCTTCAAGAGATGCGTTGCTTTCTACGGTCACAGCCAAAGTCGGGCATGGTAAAGGCTTTGCCATACAGGAAATTCTCGACCAAATCGGAGCAACTGCAGGCCCTCTTCTCATGACATTTGCACTTTTATTAAAAAATAGCTATCATATCACTTTTGCCCTGCTTTTCATTCCTGCCACCTTGTCTATCTTATTTCTCTTATGGGCTCATGAGAAATATCCCATAAAATCGGAAGAAATCTATTCTTCACGTAATTCTCAACTTACACTCATGTCACTTCGCAAACCTTTGTGGTTCTATATGATTGGTATTGCATTTGTAGCCATTGGCTTTGCTGATTTTCCTCTTGTTGGATATCATATCAAAACCCATAATGTTTTCGGGGATAGTTGGATTCCAGCATTGTATGCCATGATCATGTTGGTCGATGGAATTTCTGCTTTTGGCCAAGGCTGGGCTTTCGACAAATGGGGAATCCGAGTTCTATTCATAGTTTCATTGATCAATCCCATTATACCATGGTTGATTTTTTCAATTGATCCCCTTTGGATCTTAATTGGAATGATAGGATACGGAATTTCTTTAGGAGCTCAGGAATCTATTTTCAAATCCTACTTAGCATCACAAGCTACAGATAATAAAGCAACTCTATTTGGATTTTTTCATATGATATTCGGGCTTTCTTGGTTTTTAGGAAGTGCCATAGCAAGTTATTTATATTCATACGATCGTTTGTCTATGATATTATTCTTAAGTTTTGCTCAAATCGTAGCTATCGTATTTTTCTATCTCCTGTCAAGAAGGTCTGTTTAA
- a CDS encoding carbohydrate binding family 9 domain-containing protein, producing MDKSRLFFLLLLVLLNQIMAQQLKEAFAFYANNPPRIDGYFLDSCWKISYWYDGFLQKSPFHGKEPSQQTFFSIVYTNEGIYVAVFAKDSEPRKILRQLGKKDDDLNADQVTIFFDPYLTKHDAYAFQVYASGTQADYRFEDHSYNAIWKSATVVHDSGWNAEIFIPYNAFRFPKKDEQEWGLQIQRIVRRTRELSQWALEEQNVGQPQLFWGVLKGLKNIYPPLRLSLHPYASVNWQKNENGSFISYGGGMDLKWGINESFTLDVTLLPDFHHVRTDELIKNLSPFETYYSEQREFFKEGIELFTKGNFFYSRRIGKKPNGYYAVFYQVDSTDEIIENPDQAKLLNAFKLSGRTSNGLGIGFFNAFVQNTYAKIRHQDGSISKILTEPQTNYNIVVIDKQWKNGNSLYFINTNSYRPKAYPKNNVSAIGKDLYFIDNRFKFSILSALTWNDTSSLFSHKPGKALYTSLSKVRGNWQGSAGMNMQNQDFNYNDLGYQNIRDFHKWYINASHTWFNPFEKARFVKLNANLEGTWKMSKNKLMDNSFSLNFHMLTMSYFYCWSGAWINPAKKHDFYEPRISGWFYIDPIKFGSYGGFSTSYSKPFAMDGNFSCSYTPTYEGFSYYLLLSSLMKFGNHIEIRISSSFSKDKNDIGYALIDSVPVFGNRSLLTFENSLTLTYTIINNMQLSLLARHYYNTGKYHRFFVLDSLTGTLKPTSTSYPVDYGFNFFSVDILYSFEFMPGNYLQIAFKPNALLETNNFSSNYISAIHNIMQKNWNQVLSLKCMFYLDYFYLRKRLNRPS from the coding sequence ATGGACAAAAGTAGACTATTTTTTCTATTGTTGCTTGTTCTATTGAATCAAATCATGGCTCAGCAGTTAAAAGAGGCCTTCGCTTTTTATGCAAATAATCCACCTCGCATTGATGGTTATTTCTTAGATTCATGTTGGAAAATATCATATTGGTATGATGGTTTTTTGCAAAAATCACCATTTCATGGTAAGGAACCTTCCCAGCAGACTTTTTTCAGCATCGTTTATACCAACGAAGGAATTTACGTTGCCGTTTTTGCTAAAGACAGTGAACCTCGAAAGATTCTTCGTCAGTTAGGGAAAAAGGATGACGACCTTAATGCTGATCAAGTAACTATTTTTTTCGATCCTTATTTAACCAAGCACGATGCTTATGCTTTTCAAGTATATGCATCGGGAACGCAAGCAGATTACCGATTTGAAGACCATTCATACAATGCGATATGGAAAAGTGCGACCGTCGTGCATGATAGTGGGTGGAATGCTGAAATTTTTATTCCTTACAATGCTTTTCGATTTCCAAAAAAAGATGAGCAAGAATGGGGTTTACAAATACAACGTATAGTGCGTCGCACGAGAGAATTATCGCAATGGGCTTTAGAAGAGCAAAATGTTGGGCAACCTCAGTTATTTTGGGGTGTACTTAAAGGACTTAAAAACATTTATCCACCTTTAAGACTCTCACTTCACCCATATGCATCAGTGAATTGGCAAAAGAATGAGAACGGAAGTTTCATAAGTTATGGAGGAGGAATGGATTTGAAATGGGGTATCAATGAAAGCTTTACTTTGGATGTTACACTCTTACCAGACTTTCACCACGTACGTACTGATGAATTAATTAAAAACTTATCTCCTTTCGAAACTTATTATTCTGAGCAACGCGAATTCTTTAAGGAAGGGATTGAGTTATTTACAAAAGGCAATTTTTTCTATTCAAGACGAATTGGAAAGAAACCCAATGGCTACTATGCAGTATTTTATCAAGTGGATTCGACAGATGAAATTATTGAAAATCCTGATCAAGCTAAACTTCTTAACGCTTTTAAGTTAAGCGGAAGAACATCAAATGGGTTAGGAATTGGTTTTTTTAATGCATTCGTACAGAATACGTATGCTAAAATCAGACATCAAGATGGTTCTATCTCTAAAATCTTGACCGAACCACAGACAAATTACAACATTGTTGTTATCGATAAACAATGGAAAAACGGTAATTCCCTTTATTTCATCAATACCAACTCGTATCGTCCAAAAGCTTATCCCAAAAATAATGTTTCTGCCATAGGGAAGGATCTATACTTTATTGACAATAGATTTAAATTTAGCATTTTGTCAGCTCTGACATGGAATGATACCTCTTCATTGTTCTCTCATAAGCCCGGAAAAGCTCTTTATACTTCATTGAGTAAAGTCAGAGGTAATTGGCAAGGTTCCGCTGGAATGAATATGCAGAATCAAGATTTTAATTATAATGACCTTGGTTATCAAAATATCAGGGACTTCCATAAATGGTATATAAATGCTAGTCATACATGGTTTAATCCATTCGAGAAAGCCCGTTTCGTGAAATTAAACGCTAATTTGGAGGGTACGTGGAAAATGAGTAAGAATAAACTTATGGATAACTCGTTTTCTTTGAATTTTCACATGCTTACCATGTCTTATTTTTATTGTTGGTCTGGTGCTTGGATTAATCCTGCGAAGAAGCATGATTTTTATGAACCACGTATCAGCGGATGGTTTTACATTGACCCCATTAAGTTTGGTTCTTATGGAGGCTTTTCGACTTCTTATTCTAAACCTTTTGCCATGGATGGTAATTTTAGTTGCAGCTACACCCCCACATACGAAGGATTTTCTTATTATCTATTATTATCTTCTCTCATGAAGTTTGGAAACCATATTGAAATTAGAATTTCTTCATCGTTTTCTAAAGATAAGAATGACATAGGTTATGCTTTGATTGATTCAGTACCTGTTTTTGGTAATAGATCCTTGCTGACATTTGAAAATTCGTTAACACTTACATATACGATCATAAACAATATGCAGCTTTCTTTGCTGGCAAGACACTATTATAACACTGGTAAATATCATCGATTTTTTGTTCTAGATAGTTTAACTGGGACACTAAAACCCACCTCAACTTCTTATCCTGTTGATTACGGATTTAATTTCTTTTCAGTAGACATCCTGTATAGTTTTGAATTTATGCCTGGTAATTATTTACAGATTGCTTTCAAACCCAATGCTCTTTTAGAGACAAACAATTTTAGTTCAAACTACATCTCCGCAATTCATAATATTATGCAAAAAAACTGGAATCAAGTATTGAGTCTCAAGTGTATGTTTTATTTGGATTATTTTTATTTGAGAAAAAGGTTAAACAGACCTTCTTGA
- a CDS encoding AI-2E family transporter produces MKLSSWVIWLPTLIVLFVFIYFFPQILVLILTSLILSLMGNPLVQILDKIKIKNWHIPHSINAFIALLVVVGILVGFLWFMVPFLLHQLNFFIGFDYEKMLLYYQNDIIRIENFLKEYRFLKEEDTIQSLLATEIQNFLNLFNFQKFIQNLLSFVGNFTILIFSVLFISYYFLKDDKLFFKGLKLITPPSAHDEIARILHYSKKLLSRYFIGLVLEQIIMICLISLGMYILGIPSFFLIGFVFGVFNVIPYLGPLMGGFFGTLIGLASLPIESLSILFLPTILKMFLVFFISNMIDNFILQPNIYSRSVKAHPLEIFLIILMAGYQWGPLGMILAIPAYTLLRIIAVVLFGNWEFIQNMFRNFSEQLNQTRSEENKK; encoded by the coding sequence ATGAAATTAAGCTCCTGGGTTATTTGGTTACCTACGTTAATTGTCTTATTTGTATTTATATATTTTTTTCCTCAAATTCTTGTACTCATCTTGACTAGCTTGATTCTTTCCCTAATGGGTAATCCATTGGTTCAGATCCTTGACAAGATAAAGATTAAAAATTGGCATATTCCTCATTCTATTAACGCCTTCATCGCTTTGCTGGTGGTGGTAGGAATCTTAGTGGGGTTTCTTTGGTTTATGGTGCCTTTTTTACTTCACCAACTTAATTTTTTTATTGGTTTCGACTACGAAAAAATGCTTTTATATTACCAAAATGACATCATTCGCATAGAAAATTTTCTCAAAGAATACCGCTTTCTGAAAGAAGAGGATACGATTCAGTCTCTACTTGCAACCGAAATTCAAAACTTTTTAAACTTATTCAATTTTCAAAAATTTATACAAAACTTATTATCCTTCGTTGGAAACTTTACCATTTTGATCTTTTCAGTACTTTTCATATCATATTATTTTCTCAAGGATGACAAACTATTTTTTAAAGGTTTGAAGCTCATCACGCCCCCTTCAGCACATGATGAAATTGCTAGAATTCTACATTACAGCAAAAAACTTCTTTCCAGATACTTTATTGGACTAGTACTAGAACAAATTATTATGATTTGCCTCATTTCCCTTGGTATGTATATTTTGGGCATTCCAAGCTTTTTCTTGATCGGTTTTGTGTTTGGAGTTTTCAACGTCATACCATATCTTGGTCCATTGATGGGAGGTTTTTTTGGAACGCTAATAGGATTGGCTTCCTTACCCATTGAATCATTATCAATCCTTTTTTTACCCACTATTTTAAAAATGTTTCTCGTCTTCTTCATAAGCAATATGATCGATAATTTTATTCTCCAACCGAACATTTATTCACGAAGTGTTAAAGCTCATCCGCTTGAAATTTTTCTCATTATACTAATGGCTGGTTACCAGTGGGGACCTTTAGGGATGATTCTTGCTATTCCAGCTTATACACTATTGCGGATTATTGCTGTAGTACTCTTTGGCAATTGGGAATTTATTCAAAATATGTTTCGAAACTTTTCCGAACAGCTTAATCAAACTCGAAGTGAAGAGAATAAAAAATAA